The proteins below come from a single Acinonyx jubatus isolate Ajub_Pintada_27869175 chromosome A1, VMU_Ajub_asm_v1.0, whole genome shotgun sequence genomic window:
- the LOC106979747 gene encoding 60S ribosomal protein L31-like, which produces MAPAKKGGEKKDRSAINEVVTREYTINIHKRIHGVGFKKRAPRALKEIRKFAMQEMGTPDVHIDTRLNKAVWAKGIRNVPYCIHVRLSRKSNEDEDSPNKLYTLVTYVPVTTFKNLQTVNVDENC; this is translated from the coding sequence ATGGCTCCTGCCAAGAAGGGTGGCGAGAAGAAGGACCGTTCTGCCATCAACGAGGTAGTGACCAGAGAATACACCATCAACATTCACAAGCGCATCCATGGAGTGGGTTTCAAGAAGCGTGCCCCTCGGGCACTCAAAGAGATCCGGAAATTTGCTATGCAGGAGATGGGAACCCCAGATGTGCATATTGACACCAGGCTCAACAAAGCTGTCTGGGCCAAAGGAATAAGGAATGTTCCGTACTGTATCCATGTGCGGTTGTCCAGAAAAAGTAACGAGGATGAGGATTCACCAAACAAGCTCTATACGTTGGTTACCTATGTACCTGTCACCACTTTCAAAAATCTACAGACTGTTAATGTGGATGAGAATTGCTGA